A single Anopheles maculipalpis chromosome 3RL, idAnoMacuDA_375_x, whole genome shotgun sequence DNA region contains:
- the LOC126560627 gene encoding trypsin 3A1-like, producing the protein MDGGLQPQTEFPENSLATWPCRRDVLNPEQVKKKKKNAAAEIFDQLNEERIVGGVPVDIRDFPYQVSLRRGRHFCGGSIIDVEWILTAAHCTRTINARSLWVHVGSTHVNEGGRSVKVRRILQHPKQNSWSDYDFSLLHLDQPLNFSESVQPIRLRRPSADEVDGGPSDGTLRKVSGWGNTHNPDESALVLRAANVPLTNHQRCSEVYEGIGSVTESMICAGYDEGGKDSCQGDSGGPLVCDDQLTGVVSWGKGCAEPGFPGVYAKVSTAYEWIEQTLQVERVSTELRQVEAF; encoded by the exons atggatggaggactgcagccccagaccgagtttcctgaaaACTCATTGGCAACCTGGCCTTGTCGGCGCGACGTACTAAACCCTGAGCAggtcaaaaagaagaagaagaa CGCTGCGGCAGAAATTTTCGATCAGTTGAACGAGGAACGCATTGTAGGAGGTGTTCCGGTAGACATTCGTGATTTTCCGTACCAAGTTTCTTTGCGTCGTGGAAGACACTTTTGCGGTGGATCTATTATTGACGTCGAGTGGATACTAACTGCTGCCCACTGCACTAG AACCATCAACGCGCGTAGCCTGTGGGTTCACGTGGGTTCCACGCATGTAAACGAAGGAGGCCGATCCGTCAAAGTCCGACGTATTCTTCAGCATCCGAAGCAAAATTCTTGGAGTGATTATGATTTTTCGCTACTCCATCTGGACCAACCGTTAAACTTCAGTGAATCCGTGCAACCGATTCGTTTACGCAGACCGTCGGCAGATGAAGTCGATGGAGGTCCATCGGACGGTACATTGCGTAAAGTTTCGGGCTGGGGTAACACTCACAATCCGGATGAGTCTGCCCTCGTGCTACGGGCTGCCAATGTTCCCCTGACCAACCATCAGCGATGCAGCGAGGTGTACGAGGGTATTGGTAGCGTCACTGAAAGCATGATATGTGCCGGGTATGACGAAGGAGGCAAAGATTCCTGCCAGGGTGATTCCGGGGGTCCGCTCGTGTGTGACGATCAATTGACTGGAGTCGTGTCATGGGGTAAGGGATGTGCTGAACCGGGATTTCCGGGAGTTTACGCAAAAGTTTCGACAGCATACGAGTGGATCGAGCAAACGTTGCAGGTGGAACGTGTGTCTACTGAACTACGCCAAGTAGAAGCCTTTTAG
- the LOC126560628 gene encoding uncharacterized protein LOC126560628 yields the protein MISCKKKKPSKLCRRTYFLQTGTAPTISEITNELGPELASIVIATLEPSQRSAVGPDRVAIADEISPSHDADAIRGQIHEHILRIGGGIAHRLDGYWRRRLKQTVAVGVSPDEMDFLNFEWRQKIDIARSVERERYDELLEQMQQKLEQRFWEEKGNLHRSYAEARQLWGEFVCRKVRKQAKDMLCKIASHYRTQLEREVTHRMQIEKNRLIKEMEQIVRTAVDQQKRMDDRAIQWLVHQYEELLKFISEYNQCLDTVEMTREICKLNFGQGECHSTQVSRHSLTFDERTISHGSDIDSISMVDLEEDLHLPSSSLSKYNVFVVSQCLPEPVPEPDNAKGDHLSNTTVIEPQVGLSKSADYESIGEADSVASSLEKIVIGGLTYAQPKYYKKVYNDIFPNVAMSWETMKPSEVNDERSSKENCAQEKNLSASSQSLETIESKSIPSEPSYRESYDPIAEINNILGSKEDAPPAEESTQPDEFGELFDLSKSNEEISLVAENFATQYIRATNDDFESMFPKNSATEP from the exons atgaTTTCctgcaagaaaaagaaaccgtCAAAATTATGTCGTCGTACATACTTCCTACAAACCGGTACGGCTCcaacaatttcagaaataaCCAACGAATTAGGCCCCGAATTGGCGAGCATTGTAATTGCAACCCTGGAACCAAGTCAACGGTCGGCGGTGGGACCGGATCGTGTTGCGATAGCGGACGAAATCTCCCCATCACACGATGCCGATGCAATCCGTGGACAAATACACGAACACATTCTACGGATTGGCGGTGGCATCGCTCACCGCTTGGACGGGTACTGGAGACGGCGATTGAAACAAACTGTTGCGGTTGGTGTCAGTCCGGATGagatggattttttaaatttcgaatGGCGCCAAAAGATCGACATCGCTCGGAGTGTAGAGCGTGAGCGCTACGATGAGCTGTTGGAACAGATGCAACAGAAGCTCGAGCAACGATTCTGGGAAGAGAAAGGTAACCTTCACCGGTCATACGCGGAAGCTAGGCAGCTTTGGGGAGAGTTTGTATGCCGGAAGGTACGCAAGCAGGCAAAGGATATGCTATGCAAGATAGCTAGCCACTATCGGACACAGCTGGAGCGCGAAGTAACACACCGAATGCAGATCGAAAAGAATCGGCTCATAAAGGAAATGGAACAGATCGTCAGAACTGCCGTAGA CCAGCAAAAACGTATGGACGATCGGGCTATCCAATGGTTGGTCCATCAATACGAAGAACTGTTGAAGTTTATCAGCGAATACAACCAGTGTTTGGATACGGTCGAAATGACGCGAGAGATTTGCAAATTGAATTTCGGTCAAGGAGAATGCCACTCAACTCAGGTTTCTCGGCATTCGTTGACATTTGATGAAAGGACAATTTCACACGGCTCGGATATAGACAGTATTTCTATGGTCGATCTTGAAGAAGATCTTCATTTGCCATCGAGCAGCTTGTCGAAATACAATGTATTCGTAGTGAGTCAGTGTTTGCCGGAACCAGTCCCGGAGCCGGACAACGCTAAAGGAGATCATTTGTCAAATACAACTGTGATAGAGCCTCAGGTTGGTTTATCCAAATCTGCAGATTATGAAAGCATTGGAGAAGCTGATAGTGTAGCGTCTTCTCTTGAGAAAATAGTTATTGGAGGGCTGACATACGCTCAACCTAAA TACTATAAGAAAGTTTATAACGATATCTTCCCTAACGTTGCCATGAGCTGGGAAACGATGAAGCCATCGGAGGTGAATGATGAAAGAAGTAGCAAAGAAAATTGTGCTCAGGAAAAAAATTTGAGTGCCAGCAGCCAAAGCTTAGAAACGATTGAATCTAAATCAATTCCAAGTGAGCCTAGCTATCGTGAAAGTTACGATCCGATCGCGGAAATAAACAACATATTGGGATCGAAAGAAGATGCACCGCCGGCTGAAGAGTCAACCCAGCCTGATGAATTCGGTGAGTTGTTTGACCTTTCTAAATCGAACGAAGAGATTTCTTTGGTTGCTGAAAATTTTGCGACGCAATACATCCGAGCCACTAATGACGATTTTGAGTCAATGTTTCCAAAAAACAGTGCTACGGAACCCTGA